The Dermochelys coriacea isolate rDerCor1 chromosome 7, rDerCor1.pri.v4, whole genome shotgun sequence genome window below encodes:
- the TM7SF2 gene encoding delta(14)-sterol reductase TM7SF2: protein MMDRYKIPRTKELEFGGPLGAMILIFLMPATVFYLLLTCRTEQASVLNFPPSLPPLSTLWSSHTFLLLLAWVGLQAALYMLPMGKVTEGIILRDKSRLQYRINAFHAMGVTALVVGAGLAAGLRLSYIYDHFLQLAFSALLLAFSLSFLLYFKSLFAPETTLAPGGNSGNPIYDFFMGHELNPRIGSFDLKYFCELRPGLLGWALVNMAMLVKETELRGSPSLAMLLVNAFQLLYVVDALWNEEAILTTMDIVHDGFGFMLTFGDLAWVPFIYSLQAYFLVNHPQKLNLPMAAGILLLNGLGYCIFCSANSQKNTFRRNPNDPRVTGLKTIPTATGRHLLVSGWWGFVRHPNYLGDLIMALAWSLPCGLTHVLPYFYVFYFTVLLIHREARDEHQCLRKYGLAWQEYCQRVPYRIFPYLY, encoded by the exons ATGATGGATCGGTATAAGATCCCACGCACCAAAGAGCTGGAGTTTGGAGGGCCCCTGG GAGCCATGATCCTCATCTTTCTCATGCCAGCTACTGTCTTCTATCTTCTGCTGACGTGTCGCACTGAGCAAGCCAGCGTGCTGAACTTCCCACCCTCCCTGCCACCTCTGAGCACCCTGTGGAGCTCCCATaccttcctgctgctcctggcttggGTGGGACTCCAGGCTGCCCTCTACATGCTGCCTATGGGGAAG GTCACAGAAGGGATCATCCTTCGAGACAAGAGCCGGCTCCAGTATCGCATTAATG CTTTCCATGCGATGGGGGTCACGGCCCTGGTGGTGGGGGCTGGACTGGCAGCCGGGCTGCGCCTCAGCTACATCTATGATCACTTCCTGCAGTTGGCTTTCTCGGCCTTGCTGCTGGCCTTCAGCCTCAGCTTCCTCCTCTACTTCAAGTCCCTCTTTGCCCCAGAGACAACACTGGCGCCAGGCGGGAACTCGG GGAATCCTATCTATGACTTCTTCATGGGCCATGAGCTGAATCCACGCATTGGCTCCTTCGACCTGAAGTATTTCTGCGAGCTGCGGCCAGGCCTCCTGGGCTGG GCACTGGTGAACATGGccatgctggtgaaagagactgAGCTGCGGGGCAGCCCCTCACTGGCCATGCTCCTGGTCAATGCCTTCCAGCTGCTGTATGTGGTGGATGCACTTTGGAATGAG GAGgccatcctcactaccatggacATTGTACACGATGGATTTGGCTTCATGTTGACCTTTGGGGACCTGGCCTGGGTGCCCTTCATCTACAGCCTGCAGGCCTACTTCCTGGTCAACCACCCACAGAAGCTGAACCTACCCATGGCTGCCGGGATCCTCTTGCTCAATG GTCTGGGCTACTGCATCTTCTGCAGCGCCAATTCCCAGAAGAACACTTTCCGCAGGAACCCCAACGACCCCAGAGTAACTG gtCTCAAAACCATCCCCACTGCCACGGGCCGGCATCTCCTGGTGTCTGGGTGGTGGGGGTTTGTGCGCCACCCCAACTACCTGGGGGATCTCATCATGGCTCTGGCCTGGTCTCTGCCCTGTG gCCTGACACACGTCCTGCCCTACTTCTACGTCTTCTACTTCACCGTGCTGCTGATTCACCGGGAGGCCCGGGATGAGCACCAGTGCCTGCGGAAGTATGGGCTTGCTTGGCAGGAGTACTGCCAGCGAGTTCCCTACAGGATCTTCCCTTACCTTTACTGA